The window TACGAAGGTGATGTTTCCGTCTAAGTCCATTTCATAAACCAAGCCGGAATTATTTAACGCGCCGATTTGGCCGGCTAATTCAATTTGGGATTTTAGTAGCTGCTGTTGTTGTTGCTGCATATAATCTGCGTTTTCACGGAGAATATCTTCCTGCATTTGAGCAACTTCAAGAGCTTCTGTGATTTGTAACTCTTGCTCTTTTTGGGCACTAATGTCAAAACTTACACTGATGTACTTAACCGGTTTCCCTTCAAAGTTTAGTACCGGCGTTATAGTTGTATTTACATAATAGAGAGAGCCATCTTTGGCCTTGTTGATGATAATATCTTTCCACACACGACCTTTGCTAATTGTTTTCCACATATCGGCGAAGAAGTCTTCTGGATGTTTGCCGGATTTTAAGATTCGGCTATTTTCACCGATTAGTTCTTCGCGTGCGTGCTGGGATACTCGGCAAAATTCTTCATTAACCATTATGATAGTGCCTTTTAAGTCTGTTTCGGAAACTATGGCAGCGTTATTTAAGGCACCAATTTGCCCCCGAAGTTCTACTTGGGTTTTGCGCATTTCATTTTGGGTTTCCGCCATTTCTGTGGCATTTCTGCGAAGTTCGGTCTCTTGGGCGCGGGAAATCTCTAAAGCAGATTTTATTTGCTCTTCATGTAATCTTTGCTGGGTAATGTCAAATGATACGGCGATAAATTTAATCGGTCTTTGGTCGTTTCCTAAAACCGGAGCAATCGTGATATTAACCCAAACAAAGCCTCCGTCTTTGGTTTTGTTTTTCAGCTCTCCTTTCCAAACTCTACCTTTGGTTACGGTTTGCCATAGGTCTGAAAAAATATCATCATTTTGATGTCCTGATTTTAGTATTCGGTGGTTTTGGCCAATTAATTCATCTTTAAAATATTTGTAAGTAGCTAAGAAATAGTCATTTACGAATGTTATTCTGCCGGTTGTATCTGTTTCGGATACGATAGCAGCTTGGTTAATTACGGTGATTTGCCCGGTAAGTTCGATTTGGGTACGCCTCATTTCTTCGGCTGACGTTTCCAATTCTTCGGCATTTTGCCTTAGCTCTTCTTCCTGAGCCATAGAAACTTCTAAGGCTTCACTTAATTTTTCTTCTTGGTTCTTTTGGGTTGTTATGTCTATCTGGACGCTGATAAACTTGGATATATTTCCTTCTATATCTAAAACCGGTGTGATACAGGCTTCTACCCAGTAATAAGTGCCGTTTTTGGTTCTGTTTTTTAAGATACCGCGCCAGATATTTCCGGAGGATATTTTTGACCACATATCTTCATAAAATTCGGCAGACTGGTAGGTAGAGCGTAAGATACTGTGTTTACTACCAATTAGTTCTCGGCGTGAATAGCGGGAAATCTGTATAAAACTGTCATTAACAAAGGTAATTACGCCGTTTTTATCTGTTTCGGAAACTATGGCAGCGTTGTTTAGTGCTCGGATTTGGCCGTCTAACTCTTGATGAGCCACTAATAGTTCCTGCTGTGCAACCTGCATTTTTTGGTTGCTTTCCATAATTTCAGTTTGTTTTTCTTGTAATTCGTTGCTTAGTTTTTGAGATTCCGTAAGCAGTCTAAGTGTTTTTTTGCTTGCGCGCAACATAGAAAAGGTAGCGGCAATATTTTCCGATATTTTTTTGATAAATTCTATTTCATGTTTTTGAAAATAACTGAATGAGGCAAACTCAATAACGCCCTGAAGAACATTATTATAGTTTAATGGAGTTATTAACAACGATTTAGGCGTAGCCTCTCCCAGTCCGGATGTCATTGTAACGTAGTCTCCGGGCACATCTGTGATATAAATAATTTCTCGCTCTGCGGCGGCTTGACCTACAAAGCCTTCTCCGAATCTAAATGAACGGTTGGAGAGGCTTCGTTTGTTGTAGGCATAGCTTGCCACCATTTCTACAGATAGTTCTTGTGGGTTTTCGTCGTTTACGAGAAAAAAAGCACCTTGATTTGCGTCAATATATTTTGTTAAATTAGAAATTAGCCGTTCTGGCAGCACTTCTAAGCTGTCGCTCATCTGGAGCATTTCTGAGAATTTTGCGTATCCGGCGATAGCCCAATTTCTAAGCCGCTCTTCTTCCGCTACGGTCTGTAATTTATCCCGCATAGAAGTTAGGGCTACCCCTAATTGGTCATTTACACCCAAAGGCTCAAATTCTTGTTCAAAATTACCCTCCCCAATCTCGGTAGCAAAATCTGCAACTCTACGTAAGCTAACAGTAAGGTTATTAATACTTTCTGATAAATTTCCAAATTCATCAGCGGGAATTGGAAGCTGCTTTTTATCTAAATCTCCATGCTCTAACGCATCTACCACACTGATAATTTGTGATAAAGACTTCGTGATTCGAGAAACAATATAAAAACTCAAGACTATAATTACTGCAAGGCCAAGTAAACCAATGGAAATAAAGACCATAAGAAGGTTTTTGTATTCAAGGTCATCTTTTCCGCTATGTTTTTTAGCATCTTCTATAAAATATTCGGTAAGTAGGTTCAAAGAATCATAAGATTCTTTAATAGAGGATGTTAAATCTTTCAGTATTAATTCTAAGCTTTTGTCAAAAATACGTACTTGCTGTTGGAGTTTATATTTGTCATTACTTTCGGTATGTTTTTCTTCTAAACGATTTTTTAATGTATCAAGCCAATTTTGGGTAGATATTTGGGCACTTTTTACATTTTCCTCTACTCTAAGGGCAATATCTAACTCGGTAGATGTGGTTAAACTGTCTTTTAATGATTTCCAGATAGAGTTTAGTTTTTCGGAATTTCGGTCTATTGCTTGGCTGGATATTTCTATGTTCTGTAATGTGGGGGAGGCTTTTATGGATTGAATTTGTAAAACGTTATCGGCTAAAAGTGCTTTGATTTGTGCAATATTGTTAGTTGGTATTAGATGCTGGGTAATGATGGTTTTTGAGTCATTGCGGAAATCACCAAGCCCTAAAAGCCCCGCAGCTATAATAGAAATTATTGAAAGACACGTAATTAAGATAAATAATATTAACCGAGTTCGGATTGAAATTTCATTAGAATAAAACCCATTTTTCCCGGTATTCTTTGGGTTGGCAGGCGAAATCTTGGGATTTGCCTTACGGTGGGTGGTATTTTCCTTATTATTAGTAAGCGGAGTCATCTTTTTAGCTAAAATAACATAAACGATGTTACTGTTTAACCTGCAAAAGTACAATCTCTAAACCTTAAATTCTTATCGCTGTGGATAATTTTAAAAAAAAGATAGTAAATAGGTTATAAAAATTATGTTGAAAAAAAGTAATAACTTGATTCTGTTGTTTTACGTTACGTTTTTTGTATTAACCAAGTATTATTCAGCAGAATATTGGTGTTTTTTTACTAAATTTTCTGTACGTCTTTTGAGCAAAGACGCAGTTTCTAATATTGCTGTTTGTCTATTTTGTTTTTCCAGATTTGGAAAGCACTGAGGGCAGATTTTCTACCTTGATTTAAAAATGGGATTTTTCGATACTGGTGCTGAACTTTGAGCTCTTCATAGATAAAGTTATCATCAAAGCCAACGTCAGCAGCATCTTCACGTGTGCAGCCAAAAAATACTTTTAGCGGCCGTGCCCAATAGATAGAGCCGAGACACATTGGGCACGGCTCACAGGAAGAATAGATGATACAATCTGTTAACTGATAGACTCCCAGACTTTTACAGGCATTTCGAATCGCAACTACTTCGGCGTGAGCTGTTGGATCATTGAGCAAAATAACCTGATTATTTCCTTCTCCTACAATTACATTATTTTGCACAACAACTGCTCCAAAAGGCCCTCCTTCATTACGGTTCATCCCCGCTATCCCCAATTGGATAGCTCTATCCATAAATTCTTGTTGGTACATAGATATATTTTTTGTGTATTCTATAAAAACTGTAACATATTGGTTATTACCTAATTAGATTAAGTTAATCATAAATACTAAGATATTAAACCTAAAAGTTACGAAATGCAATATACGCAAAAAATAAAGCCTTCTGAAAAAAACTTAATCTTCATGCTGTAGATTAGCTTCCCATTGATGAATGATTTTTTGAACTACCGATTCCGGATTGAGCCAAAAAGATCTGGCGGAAATAAATAACAATTTCCATTTACGGTACTGAAAAACAGCAGGTTGAAATAGTATTCTGTCGTAAGAATTTTTTCTACTAAAGAGAAAAGAGCCGTCCACCCATATCCCTAAAACATAATGATTTGGAAATTTGGGGTGCATTAATGCTAAATCTACTTGTTGGGTTGCTACGCCAACCTGCTGTGCTACCGGAACGTTTTTTGCCAGCAAAGACTTTATTAAGAAGGTGATAATTGGGTCTATTAAATTATTCCTAATACTATGATTATCACGATTTTGAGAATAGTTTAAGGATAGACTAATTTGTTGGGCATAGCCCAAAAACTTTCCCAGTAATTGGACTCCGGGCATATTTCCGGCATAGCTTGCAAAATGACTTTCAGATAGAGAAGTTACCAAAATGAGTTTTTTTCGCGCTCTGGTAATGGCAACATTCAGCCGTTTTTCACCGCCGGCTCTACTAAGGCTTCCAAATAAAAAACGCAACTTCTTGTTTTTATCCGGTGCATATCCCGTTGAAAGTATGATTATATCCCGCTCGTCTCCCTGAACGTTTTCTATATTTTTGATAAATAATTTTTCTTCTGAAATTCCTTGGTTAAGCAGATGAAATATCCGTTCCCGCGCCACAGCATCCCCAATTTTTGTAAGATGATTCTCTAACTCATTCAGAATAAGCTCTTGCTGCATAAAATTGAACGTAATTATTCCTATTGAATCATTAGGATACTGGGTTAAAGCTGATTGTAGCTGGTTGAGCACCTCTACGGCTTCTAACTTATTTTGTAGATTTTCCCAAGAACCTTCAATCTTAATATAGGAAATTACCGGTTCATAGGCTTTTTCCGGCTTAGCCAAGGGAATGGTTTCTAACAGACCGTCATAAAAATGCTGGTTAGAAAACATAATTAGCTCTGGAAATAGTGAACGATAATGCCCGCGTAAAGGCACTGTTTCTAAGCTACTATGCGCAAATTGCAATAACGATTCTGATGTAATTACGTTATCATCAGTAAGTTCTGAGTCTTCATCAAAGGTTTCTATTTTGGTTTGATACAAATCATAAGGTGGTAGCTGCTGCTCGTCTCCGGCAACGAGTACCTGTTTTCCACGTAAAAATGTGGGAATAGCTCGCTCTACCAAACATTGCGAAGCTTCGTCAAATATCACTAAATCAAATAGATGCGGTTTCATCTCAAAAATGGCTGAAACCGTTTCCGGAGAAGCCAACACACAGGGAGCTAAATATTGAATTTCTGACTCCCAAAAATGCTGAAACAGCTTCCGTATCGGCCAGATTTTTGACTTCTTCGTAATTTGATGATTTAAGTCCCTGAACGTTAGTAAGTTATTCCGCTGATTGTATTTTAGTTGAGTTAAAATTCTTTGCTTTAAATGGTGCCGAAGCAGTTCTAAGGCAAAAAAACGTAGATTATTATCTTCTTGAAAAACTTCATGGGAAAGATTTTCCCAAATAGTGGTACTGGCTTCTCGCAAAAAGGGTTTCTTAATTTCTGCATCTTGAACCCAAATAAATACTAAGGTTTGCTCTATTTGTTTCAAGTATTTTTCCGTTGGTAAGCACTCAGGGTTTTGTATAAACCACTGAATAAAAGCCTGTTCCGGTTTATTTAAACGAGCATACCAGCTATCTGCAAGTTGTAAAGTTTCGCTATGCTGCCCCAGAAATACTAACGCTTCTTTAAGTTCTGTGCTTGAATAAAGAGGTTTTTGAGAAATATTAGCTAAAAAAGGCTCTAAAAGGGACTGGATTTTTTGATTTATGTGGGATGAATCTAAGGCAGATTTTGCCTGCTTAAATGTATTTTCCCACCAATTTGAATCCGGTTGGGCAAATAATTGGGTCTCGTGTTCCCAGCTAAGTAACCATAGCCAAAATATCTTATAGTTCTTGAAATCAGAGAGTTGTTTTTCCCAAAGATGTTTTTTAGGTATTTCAGGCCAGTCTTGAAGTAGTGGATTTCGTTTTAAAACAGCTAATTTAGGGGCACATTCTCGAACGATAAGTGCTTCTTGCCGGAGTTCTGCTAATTGATGCTGACCCAGATTAAATCGTTGTAAAAATTGGTTTACAAAACCGGTAGAAGTATGCCAAGAGCTTTTAAGAATCTTGAATATAGAATCCTGCAGGTCATCCAAAACATCCAAGTGATTCAAAAATTCAATAATCTTAGGAACGTTTTCAAGCGGCAGTAAAACTACTTGATTGAGTTTGTTTTGAATAGCTTCAAGGGTAGGAATATTTTCAAATGCTTGATTAACAATATCTAAATTATCAGAACGAATATAAGTTGTAAGTTTATTGCGAAACGCAGGGTCTATAAATTCAGCGTATTTCAAAAAAGATTGTGCTTGCGTTTGGGTGAGTTTTGTTATTTCGGGGGAAATTACAGGCAAACTTTCCCGTGCGCAAGCCAAATCAACACTTTCCTGAATATTATGTGTAATATCCGTAATTAGTTGATTATGAATATTTTTTCTATTTTTCCAGAAGCTATTTTGGGTTAAAATTTCCCAAAATTCAGATAATCTACTGATTGTTTGATATACATTTTGCCATTCTGCCCAAGTACTTGTTTGTAGTGTTTTAGGTAGTGGAATGGGGTTTTCCGGTTTTGGATGTGTGCAATATAGGTCGAACAAGCGTAAGCCGCATGGCTGAACCTTCAATAATTCTGAGTAAATATTTTCATGGAAATCAAAGCGATTTTGCTGTTTCTGGCAGCTTATCAAGAAGTTGGATTCCCAATTAACTTGTTCGAGGGTTTTTACTTCGGTTTCATATTGTCGAATTTGGGCGATTTGGAAAGTCAACTGTTTATAGACGGCTGATCTATCATTTTGATAATCGTGGATACACAAAGCAAACGGTGCAATTCCGATTTCTTGTAGGCGGCGCAGCACAACGTCTAATGCAGAGCGTTTTTGGGATACTACTAATACTGTTTTCCCAAAAGCTAAAAATTCCGTTAAGGCATTGACAATCATCTGTGATTTTCCGCTTCCCGGAGGGCCGTTTACAGCAACGGATACCCCTTGCCGCAGTCTTTGCAAGACTTCTTCTTGGCTTGAATCCTGCGGTAAAATGCCCGGCCATACCGCTAATATAGGTTCTAATGATGAAGCTATGTTAGAAAAATCCGGTATTTTTCCGGCATAAGTGCTGGAAAGAGTGGTATAGTCTTGCACGATGGCGGCATCAGCCTGCGGAAAAATCCCCAAAACAACCTCAGGAATAGCCGTTAATACACCAAGAGGTAAGGTAGCAGCATATTCCTGTGTCCAATCACTAAATCGCTGTATTTTATCTGTAAATAGCTGAGAATCAATCTTTATGGAAATATTATATTGGTTAATGATTTCATAAAGTTGTAAAATTACGGCTTGTAAATGGTCGCTTTCTGAAAAATCTATTTCCCAAAAATCATCTGGAAATAGATGCTGATTGATTTTTTCATAAGCGCGAAAAAAAATCGGGTTTAGATGAATCTCTTCTGTGTTGTTACGTTCTAAAATCCAGCGGCTTCGTGTATCCGAAGATTTGACCAAACGAGCTGGCAAAAATAATAACGGGCTGCGAACAATGGTGTTATCTAATAGTTTCCCAAAAACAAAAGGAAATCCTAATTTTAAGTCATAGGTGCCGGATTCTTCGTAAATAGTGTGTAGCGTTCGATGAATCCGGTTTAGGCGAATATCTCCGGCAATAATATCATGAAGTTGCGGATCAACTTGCTTTATAAGTACAACTGATTGGTTTTTAATTAGTTTATCAATCATTCCAAAACAAGTTTGGTTGTTTAGGAGGCTGATTGATTCTAAGTCGAAATCACGAAGTGGGGAAAGCCTAAGCAGCTTGAGTGAACGGTTTCTTTGGCTTATATCCGTTAAGCGGAGCTTTAATTGCTGAAAATAATTCTCAATAAGTTGCACTAATGATTACAAAATACCGGTTTGAATTTTTTTATCGAGTTCGGGAGATTGTTGCCCTTTGTTTTTTGCCTCTTTCCACATATCAAGTGCTTCTTGTTTGTTTCCCAATTTATAGAGTACATCTCCCAGATGTTCTGTTACTTCACCGCTTTGGGAGGCGCGGTAGGCTTTTTCTATCCATCGGCGGGCTTCACCATATTTTTCCATCTGAAATAGAACCCAGCCATAGGTATCTTGGTAAGAGGCGTTATCCGGGCTTAGCCGAATTACGCGCTCAATCATTTCTAAGGCTTTGGGTAAACGTTCTTTACGGACGGATAGGTAGTATGCATAGTTATTTAAAGCAAATGTATTGTCCGGGTCTAAGCGTAATATTTTCTCAAATATTTCATCTGATTTAGCATATTGCTGGGCATAGTGGTAAGTATCTCCCAAAATAGAAAGTACTTGAACCAAAAAGGCGGGGTCAGGTGAGCCGATTTTCAGCACTTTTTCTAAGGCAGCAATAGCTGGCGCATAGTTATGTAGTCTAAAATTAGCTATTCCATTGTAATACAAAAATATTTGCAGCGTGGGAAATCGCTCTAAGGCACCTTCACTATCGGTTTTTAAGGCTTCCCATTGGCTATCCTCTAAATCCTGATTGAGTAATTGCTCCCATAGATGAACGTTAAACTCTTCTTGTTCTAAGGCTTTTCGGTAATAATATCTGGCAGAATCCGGTTGGTTGTTTAGGGCGCATAAATCTCCACGCAAGGCTAATGCATAAGGATGTGCAGCATTATCAGCAAAAATCTGAGCAGAAATCTTATCAACTTGCTCTTTTATAGATTTATCTTTCTGGTAATAAGGGAGTAAACTTCCTACAAATTCAACTTTATGCTCAACTTCTACTTGGTTGTTGGAAATGATTTTTTGGACGTAGTACTGAACTTTTGCGGTATTATCTTTTTTTTGGTAGTATTTTGTTAGTTCTAAAATAGCAAACAAGTCATTGGGTTTCATGGGTAGTAGCTGGTCTTCTAACAACTGAATAGCCTCTGATTCTTTGCCCGTTTCTTGCAAAAATTGATAAAACATCATGTAATAACGCGCTTCATACGGAAATGTTTTTATCAATTTTTGATATTCTGCTTCGATTTTTTGTGTTTGGTTAGCGATTTGGTAAATAGCGATACGTTGGGCAAAAAGTTCTTCAAAAAAGCCTACTTGTTTTTCAATGGCATCAAACTGGTCTAATGCTAAGTCATATTTTTCGAGACGTAGATAAAATTCGGCTAATAGAAACCGGATGTTTAGTTGGTCGGGAAAAAGTTGAACAGACTTTTCTAATAATTTGGCACCTTCGCTGTATTTGAATAAAGCCCCGTAAATTTCTGCTGCCGTTTGGTGATACCAATATTGTTTTGGATCAAGGTCTATGGCTTTTTTGGCATAGCCTAATGCTTCCGTTAAGTTTTGCTGCTCTTGATATATTTTTGCTAAATGATAACATGAAACAGCCGATTTTGGGTTTACTTTGAGGGCTTCACGAAATAATTGGGCAGATTCGGGCAATTTTTGCTGTTGATATTTTAGAACGGCATCAAAAAAAAGAGCATTAAACTTACCGGAATTAGAAGCTGAAGATTCTTTAACTGATTGATTTGCCGATTTATTTTTGCGGCTTTTTTGGGCATAAGTAATGCACGAGATACTTATACAGCCTAATAAAATCCAGATATGTAATCGTAGCACTTGGCTTTTTGCCGAACATCCCATATTTATCTACAAACATACGCATTAATCGAAATACTTAGGCTGTTTATTTTTTTCGTTAATTGGTTATTTGGATTTTTGAATACCCGTTACCGCTTGGCGTAACTTCAATATGTGTTGCAATTCGCTCTTTGAGTTCTGTCAGGTGGGAAATTACACCTATTATTTTCCCTTCACTTTGTAAATTTGACAAAGCGTTTAATGCTACATCAAGGTAATCAGAATCTAATGTGCCAAAGCCTTCATCAATAAACAAGGTATTTATGCGCATATTTTTGCTTGCCATATTTGCCAAACCAAGTGCAAGAGAAAGCGACACTATAAATTTTTCGCCGCCGGAAAGATTCTGTGCCGTTCGTTCTTCGTTATTTTGAAATTTATCCATTACAGATAACTCAAAGGGATTGGAAGACTCGCCTATACGTTTCAGGGTATAACGGTCAGACATTTTTTGTAACTGCTTGTTTGATAGGCTGACTAAATGTTCAAAAGTTAGCGTTTGGGCAAAGTTGCGGTACTTTTTGCCGTCTCCGGAGCCGATAAGTTCATTTAGTTTTGCCCATTTGCTACAAACAGCTTGCTGCTGTTCTTGTTCTTTGCGTTTTGCTTCATTAAACGTTACGTTTTCGGCATTAGTTTTTAGTTTTTGCTGATTAGATCCAATCTTTTGTAAAAAATCATCTGCTTTAATTCTATTTTCGTTAAACATGGTTTGGAGTTCTTCTTTTGTTTTATCAGTACTCTTTTGTGCTTGTTTTTCAGCAAGTTCTCTTTCTTTTTCAGCAATAATAGCAATGTACTTTTCAAGTTCTGTATTGGTTTCTAAGGTCTTTTTTTCGGCATTAGTTTTTGCTGATTCTAATTTGTCTATTAAATTTTTTAAGTGATTTTCTTCATCATCAACGGATTTTTCGGCAAAGATTTCTTTACGTTCTGCCGATAAACTTTGTTTATCAGTTTCGATACTTTGTTGCTCTTGTAGCTTATTATTTTGCTGTTTGGTTAATTCTTCAAATTTTGTTGATAGCGATGCTATACTTTCTTTGAGGGTATTGAAGGTTGTGTTTTTAGTTTCAATTTCTGAAATGATTGTAGGGATTTCATCATCTCTTAACTGGGCAATTTGTTTTTCAAGTTGTTCAATTTTTTCAAGTGTGTTGGCTACTTCTTTGTATTTTGCTCGTTCTTCATACCTAATCAATTCCAATTGACTTAGATAGCTTTCGTTTTCTGTAATTTCAGGGATGATTAGCCCGATGGTTACTACTTCATTATAAGTTTGTTGCGCTGATTTTCTGTTATCGTCTAATTTTTCATTTTCTTTAATTATTTGTAGTTGTGCGTTTTCGCAGTCTTTTTGGGCTACTGCCAATAGTTTTTCATCATTAGAAATTTGTTTTAGAAGTTGTTCATTTAATTGTTCTTGCTGTTTTAGTTCGGTTTCTTTATTTCCCAATTCAGGGATATTTTCTGTTGCAAAAGGATGCTCTGTTGAGCCGCAAAGTGGGCATTCTTTGCCGTCTTGAAGCGTTTTTCTGTGCTCATCTAAGCTTTTAATGGTGTTCAATAAGTTAATGTTTTCTCTTAAAAGATTGAGTTCTCGTTTTTGGTTTTCGGCAGTTATTTTATGTGCTTTGATTTTTGTGAAAAGTGCTGCTATCTTGTTTGTATTTTGGGAAATAACTTGCTCATACTGAACAATTACTGCTTTATTCTGTAATGTAGCTTTAAGTGTATCAATGATGGTTTTTACGGTTCTTCCGCAGGTAACGATATTTTCTTTTTGGGTGTGTAGGTCTGTTTTTTCTTTTCCGTTCAAAAGGCTGTTAAACTCATTTTTCAGGTTTTGGAGTGTATCTTGTTTTTGCTTTAAGCTGTTTTTTTTATTTGTTATTTCTGTTTCTAATTGTTTGTGGTTTTCTATTTTTGTATTTAGTTCTGTTTCAGTGTTTTTAGATTCTTTTTTCAATTCAGAAAGGGTGTTTTCAAGAGGTTTTAGCAGTTCTTTTTTAGATAAAATTTTGGTATCCAGCTCCCTGGTTTGTTTGAACACCGGTTCTTGCAGTTTCCATTCTTCTTTTGCCGCAGTTAGTTTATCGCTTGCGTTTTTTAAAATCTCTTGTGTTGTTTTGTTTTTTTCTTCCAATTCCGGCAGTTTTTCTTTTGCTGTATAAATTTGATTTTTTAAATTGGCTAAATCAGTAAGCCATTTTTGAGCTGTGTCAATCTGTTTTAAATTTTCATCAATTTGATTTTTTTCTATTTCAAAGCTGATGATTTCTGTATTAAGGGTTTCGGTTTCTGCTGCTGAAAGCGTTTTTATTGCTTCCAGTTCTATTGAAATCTTATCTAATTTTCCTTTTTCTGTTCTATTTCGTTCAAAAACGCTTTTTGAGATTTCTCCATAGATTTCAGTTCCTGTTATTTGCTCTAAGAGTTCACCTTTGTCGTTTTTATCAGCTTGCAAAAAGGCTGCGAAACTGCCTTGCGCCAGCATAATTACTTTGGTAAATTGCTCAAAGGTAAGTCCCACAATTTCAACAATTTTGGTATCACAGAAACGTATTTGGTCGGCGATGATTTTATCTTCAATATCAGCTATTAGCCGGTTTACGGGTTTTAAATTTCCGTTTCTATTTACTTCTTGTTTCCA of the Bacteroidia bacterium genome contains:
- a CDS encoding tetratricopeptide repeat protein — encoded protein: MLRLHIWILLGCISISCITYAQKSRKNKSANQSVKESSASNSGKFNALFFDAVLKYQQQKLPESAQLFREALKVNPKSAVSCYHLAKIYQEQQNLTEALGYAKKAIDLDPKQYWYHQTAAEIYGALFKYSEGAKLLEKSVQLFPDQLNIRFLLAEFYLRLEKYDLALDQFDAIEKQVGFFEELFAQRIAIYQIANQTQKIEAEYQKLIKTFPYEARYYMMFYQFLQETGKESEAIQLLEDQLLPMKPNDLFAILELTKYYQKKDNTAKVQYYVQKIISNNQVEVEHKVEFVGSLLPYYQKDKSIKEQVDKISAQIFADNAAHPYALALRGDLCALNNQPDSARYYYRKALEQEEFNVHLWEQLLNQDLEDSQWEALKTDSEGALERFPTLQIFLYYNGIANFRLHNYAPAIAALEKVLKIGSPDPAFLVQVLSILGDTYHYAQQYAKSDEIFEKILRLDPDNTFALNNYAYYLSVRKERLPKALEMIERVIRLSPDNASYQDTYGWVLFQMEKYGEARRWIEKAYRASQSGEVTEHLGDVLYKLGNKQEALDMWKEAKNKGQQSPELDKKIQTGIL
- a CDS encoding AAA family ATPase; the encoded protein is MRILNLKFKNINSLSGENELDFTQSIFTNDGLFAITGKTGSGKTSILDAISLALYGKTPRVEITGNENAVMTKGEKDCYAEIIFEVNGKKWKSSWKQEVNRNGNLKPVNRLIADIEDKIIADQIRFCDTKIVEIVGLTFEQFTKVIMLAQGSFAAFLQADKNDKGELLEQITGTEIYGEISKSVFERNRTEKGKLDKISIELEAIKTLSAAETETLNTEIISFEIEKNQIDENLKQIDTAQKWLTDLANLKNQIYTAKEKLPELEEKNKTTQEILKNASDKLTAAKEEWKLQEPVFKQTRELDTKILSKKELLKPLENTLSELKKESKNTETELNTKIENHKQLETEITNKKNSLKQKQDTLQNLKNEFNSLLNGKEKTDLHTQKENIVTCGRTVKTIIDTLKATLQNKAVIVQYEQVISQNTNKIAALFTKIKAHKITAENQKRELNLLRENINLLNTIKSLDEHRKTLQDGKECPLCGSTEHPFATENIPELGNKETELKQQEQLNEQLLKQISNDEKLLAVAQKDCENAQLQIIKENEKLDDNRKSAQQTYNEVVTIGLIIPEITENESYLSQLELIRYEERAKYKEVANTLEKIEQLEKQIAQLRDDEIPTIISEIETKNTTFNTLKESIASLSTKFEELTKQQNNKLQEQQSIETDKQSLSAERKEIFAEKSVDDEENHLKNLIDKLESAKTNAEKKTLETNTELEKYIAIIAEKERELAEKQAQKSTDKTKEELQTMFNENRIKADDFLQKIGSNQQKLKTNAENVTFNEAKRKEQEQQQAVCSKWAKLNELIGSGDGKKYRNFAQTLTFEHLVSLSNKQLQKMSDRYTLKRIGESSNPFELSVMDKFQNNEERTAQNLSGGEKFIVSLSLALGLANMASKNMRINTLFIDEGFGTLDSDYLDVALNALSNLQSEGKIIGVISHLTELKERIATHIEVTPSGNGYSKIQITN